The genomic interval CCCAGCAGGTCGTCGACGGGACCACAGCCGGTCGAGATGTAGTCGCTCACTGCCAGCGGGTTCGTAACCGGCCAGTAAAACCTCCCCGGTCCGGCGCGTCGAGCGCTGCTCAGCGAGCGCCCCGCCGCTCCGGACGCCACGGCTTTGGTGGTGCCGCGCCCCTCCTCGGCATGGACCCCCGACGAACGCTCGCCCAGCAGATGGCCGGCGAGGTGGTGATGAGCGACGACCCCGGCGGGACGCTCCGGAAGTGGCGCTCTGACTTCGGCGTCGCGCAGACCGACCTCGCCGACCGGCTCGACGTCTCGCCGTCGGTCGTCTCGGACTACGAGTCGGGTCGTCGACAGAACCCCGGTATCGGCGTCGTCCGACGACTCGTCGACGGCTTACTGGACATCGACGAGGCCCGCGGCGGCGGCCGCATCCGCCAGCACGCTCGCGTCCTCTCGGCCGGCTTCGACAGCGACGCGGTGCTCGACCTGCGCGAGTACCCCACCGCGGTCCAGCTCTCGCGGTTCTACGACGCCATCGACGCGACCGAACTCGTCGACGGTCGGTCGGCGACCATTGCCGGCCACACCGTCATCGACTCCATCGAGGCCATCACGCGGCTCTCCTCCGAGGAGTTCTACCGCCTGTACGGCCAGTCGACGAACCGCGCGCTCGTGTTCACGAACGTCACGCGAGGCGAGTCGCCGCTCGTCGCGCTGCGAGTCGTGACGCCGACGCCGACGGCGGTGGTCCTCCACGGTATCGACCCGGAAGACCTCTGGGAGCACGCGCCTGCGCTCGCACGCGCGGAGGGCTACTCGCTGGCGGTGACCGGACTGGAGAACGCCGAGATGCTGGACGCGTTGCGTGACGTCGCCTGATTCGTGCCCCCGGTAGCTCCGCTGACAGCTGAGAATTCCGAGACGACGACCGACAGGTCAGAGCGAGGGGGGCGTCGTCTCGTCCACTGCGAGTCGCAGGCCCTCCTCGGTGGCGCGGACGTACCCCTCGTGGACGAGTTTCGGGAGGTGAGCGTGGTGCAGCGCGATTGCGACCGGTTTCCGTTCCGACTCGTCGAGTGAATCCGGGGCACATCCGTTCTCGGCGGCCGCAACCGCGACGACTACCTCGTCGAACGAGACCGGTCCGTCGCTCTCCGCGAGGTAGGCGACGACCCGTCGACGCCGCTCGTCGGTGAACACGTCGAGGCGGCCACCCGACTGGAGGTCGTCGTGCGGTCGGTCGTCGAACGTCGCCGTGGACCGGGCCTGTTTCTCTGTCTCCGACATCACGAGCAATGATTACGAGCAGACCGACGTGAACTGAAGGGCTAGACAGTTAATCCTCGCCAGCCGACAGGTCGGGACGTTCGAGGAGTTGCTCCAGGATGCGCTGGTGTGCGCGCCTGAGGTGCTTGTGCGTCGTCGGCGAGGAGACGCCCAACGAGTCGGCGACGTCCTCGGCGGTCGAGTCCCGCGGCCACTCGAAGTACCCCGCGTAGTACGCGACCTCCAGCGCGGCCTGTTGCCGGTCGCTCAGGGTGTCTTCGAGGGAGATGCGCGCCCGGTCAGGGTGGTCCGACCGGGGTACGGTTCGCTGGGCGACGAGTTCGATGTCGCTGTTGCTGTCACCGAGCGCTTCGACGAGTCCCCGAACGTCCGCGTCGTCCGGCAGCTCCGCCACGATGCGGAACGCCCCGTCCTCGACGACGGCCGACCGGATTCGACCGCCCAGCGAGTAGAGCTGGGAGGTGAGGTCCAGGTGGGTCGCCCGCAGTTCGTACACCGCGGGGTCGGCGTCGCGGACGCGGCGGAACTCCCGGCACCACTCGTAGCCGTCGAGTAGCTCCTCGAACCGCTCGGTCGACACGTTCTCGACGCGCACGTACTGCAGGTGGTCGTTCGTCGTGGGAATCGTGCGCTCGAACGTCACGCGCCCCTCCTCGCCCACCTCCTCGATGAGGGTCGGGACGTGGTCGGTCGTTCGCAACTCCACTTCGAGGAGGCTGTCGCCCATCAGTGCTACCTTCCGTTCGAGCGCGTTCAGCGCGTGCCCGAGCGCACCGCCGAGGTCCGAGAGGACGGCGCACTCCCGCGCGTCGAACCCGGCCACCTCGTCGGAGTACACCGTGAGGACACCGAACCGACGCCCGTCGTGGACGATGGGTATCGCCGCACAGGAGCGGAACCCCTCCGCGAGGGCGTCCGTCCGCCAGTCGTCCTCGTCGGTCGCCGTCGCCTCCAGGTCCTCGACAACCTCGACCGACCGGGTCGTCAGCGCGCGCCGTATCGGGCAGTCCAGGTCCGCGTCGAGTTCGAGGACGGTGTCGCCGTCGACGAACCCGCCACCGTCTCCCGCGTGGGCGCGTGCGGGGAGGACCGACCGACCCGGCGCGAGTTCACCCATCCAGGCGAAGACGTACGGTTCGGCGTCGACGAGGCGCTCACAGACGGTCTGTTCGACCTCGTCGCGCGTCTCCGCGTCGACCAGCGCCTGGACGATCTCCCGGATGACCTTGTTGACGCGGTTGAGACGAGCCAGTTCGTCGCGGTGTGCGGCGAGTTCGCGCTGGCGACGGTTCCGCTCGCTGACGTCCCTGAAGATACCCTGGACGACGCTCCCGCTGGGGAGGTCCGTCACGCCCGCTCGTATCTCGACCGGGACTCGTGTGCCGTCGCGTCGAACGACCTCTCGAATCTGCTCTTCTTCGAGGACGCCACCGATCTCGGCGTGTTCGTCGAATATCTCCCGGTACCGGTCGGCCTCCTCTGGTGGGTGGAGGTCCGTCTGGGGGCGGCCGACGAGGTCCTCGTAGGGTCGGTCGAACAGGTCGACTGCCGCCTCGTTCACGTCCAGAATCTCGCCGGTCTCGGCGTCGGCGGCCACGATGGCGTCCGGCGCGGCGTCGACCAGTCGACGGTAGCGCTCCCGCGACGCCCGCAGTTCGGCGTCCTGGTCGTCCGTCGTCGTCTCCGTCCGCGTCTCGGTTTCGAGTTCCCCCGACCCGTCGTCCGGAGATCCGCTGCCGGTTCGACGGAGCGTCACCACCGTCAGACGATGCCCCGCCTGCTCGACGTCCCTCGCGACGACGCGGACCGCTGCTCCCTCCTCGACGCGTGCAGTCGCGTCACACTCCCGGTCGCCGTCACCAGCGGCTGTCGACGGCAGCACACCTCCCTCGACGAACGCCTCGTACGGTTCGCCTCGCACCGATTCGGGGGGCCGGTCGAACAGTTCACCGAACTGGTCGTTGGCGAAGACGACGGTTCGGTCGCAGTCGAGGACGGCCAGCGGGTCGCTCGTCGTCGCCGCGACCGCTCGGAACAGTGTCGCCTCGTCGAGCAACGGAGCGGTCGAGTCGCCGTCCGTGGTATCGTCGTACGCCGGCGGCTCACGGCTCACGCCCGCCAGTTGGACCGAGTGGAATTAAAGACGTTGGCCGGCCGATTTGCTATCGCAGCATATCGTTTACGAGGTATGGTCGGCAGCACAGCCGCTCGGCGGCCAGCGTCTCGGAAAACGCGTGTTCGGCGGCGTTTCAGTCGATCTGCTCCGCGTACGCGTCGGCGCCGAGCAGTGCGTCGAGTTCGTCCTCGTCGACGTCGGTCAGTTCGAGCATCCAGCCGTCGCCGTAGGGGTCCTCGTTGACGAGTTCTGGTTCGTCGAACAGGTTCTCGTTGACGGCGCTGACGGTCCCCGACAGCGGCGAGTAGAGGTCGGAGACGGCCTTGATGGACTCGACGACGCCGAACTCGGCGTCCTGTTCGACCGAGTCTCCCTCCTCCGGGAGTTCGACGAAGACGACGTCGCCCAGTTCGTCCTGTGCGAAGTCGGAGATGCCGATTCGAGCGGTGTGGTCGTCGTAACGTGCCCACTCGTGCGTTTCCAGGTATCGAAGGTCGTCGGGTGTCTCGAAGCTCATTGGAAGGGTGTGTCCGCGATGCGTGCCTGCTTGTGTTGCCCGCGAACCACGACCTGCACGCTCGTGTCGGGGTCCGCGTACTCGCTCGGGACGTACCCGAGGCCGATCGGTCGGTCGAGGGTGGGACTCATCGTCCCGCTGGTGAGGTGGCCGACGACCTCTCCGTCCTCGTTCGCGACCTCGTAGCCGTGCCGGGGGACGCCCCGGTCGAGCAGTTCGACGCCGACGAACCGGACCGCCGGGTCACGCGCGTCCGCGAGTGCGTCGCGACCGACGAACGACGGTTCGGCGTCGAGTTTCACGACGAACCCCACGCCCGCCTCGTAGGGCGTCCGGGGTTCGTCGTCGGGGTCGAAGTCCTGTCCCGAGAGGAGGAAGCCGTGTTCGATGCGGAGCGTGTCGCGCGCGCCGAGGCCGCAGGGCTGGCAGTCGAACTCGCGCCAGACCGTCTCGGCGTCGTCGCTGGGACAGAGCAGTTCGAAGCCGTCCTCGCCGGTGTAGCCGGTGCGGGCCGCCAGCACCGGTACGCCCGCGACCGACGTTTCTGCGATCTCGAACCGGCCGACCTCGCGGACCGCCTCTCCGGCGGCCTCGGCGACGAGGTCCTCGCTCCCCGGCCCCTGGACCGCGAACATGGCGTACGCGTCGGTCGCGTTCTCGACCTCGCAGTCGAGCCCCCACTCGTCGCGGTGGGTCGTCCACCGGTCGTACGTCTGCTCGTCGTGTCCCGCGTTCGGGACGAACAGGTAGCCCGACTCGTCGGGCAGGTCGTAGACGACGGTGTCGTCTAGCATGACCCCACGCTCGTCGACGATGGCCGAGTACTGGCCCTCGCCCGGCGAGAGTCGCGACACGTCGTTGGTCGTCAGCCGTTGCATCAGGTCGAACGCGTCGGGGCCGGTCACTCGAATCTCGCCCATGTGCGAGACGTCGAAGATGCCCGCGCCCTCCCGGACGGCGGTGTGTTCGGTCCGGATGGAGTCGAACTCCACCGGCATATCCCACCCGCCGAACTCCGTGAACGACGCGCCGCGCTCGGCGTGAACCTCGCGCAACGGCGGTGTTCGAAGGGCCATATCGCCCACCTCGGGGCGAGTGACGTAATGATTTGGTAATCGAGGTCGCGACAGTGATGAATCGTATGTTGCGATATAGAACAGTCGCCGTTTCGTCATGAGATATCGTGCGTGGAAGTCGCTGAACGCCCGTCGGGGTGGATATCCCGTCAGATTCGGTACTCGACTGGCTGTCCCCCACGTCCGGTCGCGACGGCGGACTCATGAACGTCCATGATAATCCTTATCCTCCGAGCCCTGCTTGGTGGGACTGATGGACGATGTCTTCGTCGGGAGCGTGATGTCCTCTCCCGTACACACGGTGCGCGCCGACACGGCGCTCGGGACCGCTGGTGAACTGATGCTCGAACACGGAATCGGGTCGGTCATCGTCGTCGACGAGGACGACAAACTGGAGGGAATCCTGACCGCGACCGACTTCGTTCGGGTCGTCGCGGAGGCCGAGACGGACTCGAGTGCCCCGGTCTCCACCGAGATGAGTACCGATATCACGACGACGACAGCCGACCAATCCATCCAGAGTGTCGCGAACGTGATGCTGGACCACGAGTTCCACCACGTGCCGGTCGTCGACGACGGGACCGTCATCGGTGTCGTGACGACGACCGACCTGACGGCGTACCTCTCCACCCGAGAAGCGCCGACGCCGGCCTGAGTACGAGCGAACCCGACCGTGTGGGTCGTTCTCTCGAATGCCCACGCGTCGCTATCCTGTGGTGTCTCCGACCGCTCGTCGTTCGGGTCAAGCCGCGCCGTCGCTCGGCGCTCAGCTCTGCGAAAAACTGGTGTAGTACCGGTCGCCACCGCGGCGCGGTGGCCGTCGGTGGTCTTACGTTCGGACGACGTTCGTCGCGCGCGGGCCCTTGGGGGCCTGTTCGATGTCGAACTCGATGTCCGTCCCCTCGGTGAGGTCCTCGCCGCCGACGTCCTCCATGTGGAAGAACACGTCGTCGTCAGCATCCTCGGTGGAAATGAAACCGTAGCCGCCCGTGTCGTTGAAGAAATCAACCGTACCGTTTGCCATTACGAACAACCGTCGACGCCACCCACGGATAGCGCTTGCGAGGGTCGCGCTACCACGACTGCCGGCGCCCGGCAGTCCGAGCCTCGCTCCATCGGGTCATCACTGCTCGGCCGCTGTTCAGCTCTCGAACGGTTCGTCGTCGCGGTGGTTGTCGACGTTCTCCTGTTCGGCGGCCTCCTCCTCGCGGACCTCCGACTTGCGCTCGACCTCCTCCTCTATCTCCTCGTTGCGCTGTTCGCGGGCGGCCTCCTTGGCCTCCGCTTCGGCCTCGTCGACGTCCTCGGCGTCCTCCTCCTCTTTCTCCTTGGCCATCGTCCGGTCTCGTTCGTGCTCGTCGGACATAGCTCGCGGTTCGAAGGGCGACGGCATATGTCTGGGGGCGGCCACGGCAAGTCCGTCCGGTACTCCCTCCGGTCGCCCGCCTGATCGTCGGTTCGAGCGGTCACCGGGGGTCGGTACTCAGTCGCCGAGGCGCGTCTCGCCCTCCGGTTCCACGTCGAGACCGAACTCGTGGGCTCGGGTACGCCAGAACTCGGCGAACCCCTCTTCACCGGTCTCGACGGTCGACTCGCCGCTGTGGACCTGATCGAGTTTCAGGTCGACCTCGTCCATCAGGCGGTCGCCCACGTCGTCGGTGATGACCCCCGACCGGACGGCGTCGAGGACGGCGCTCTTCTCCTGCTGGAGGACCTGTCGCTCCCCGACCAGCAGTCGCTCGCGGCGGAGTTCGGGGTTCTTCGACAGCAGCGACGCGATGGTCTCCTGAAGCTCCTGCTGTTCGCGTTCGTACTCGTTGGTGAAGTCCTGATACACCTCTCGGGGCAGGTCGCCGTTCCGCTTGAGGCGCTCGGCGGCGTCGAGCGCCGCGTTCACCGCCCGTCGCCGCCCGACGAGGAGTTCGTAGAGCTCCTCCGCGTCCGAGCGGGTGATGACGCCGAGTCCGTCGAGCAGGCGCTCCATCGAGAGCCCCTGGACGACCAGCGAGAACGCGGCGACGCCGAACACCATCGCCCGGAGTTCCTCGCGGAAGGGGAACGGCCCACCGGACTCGACGGTGGCCGGCAACCCGAGGACGAGCGCGATGGGAATCGAGCCGTGGAGGCCGCCCCACAGCATCACGTGCTGGTACGAGCGCGAGATGGTCGGTTCCTGGACGCGGTTCGCGATGGCGGTGATGGGGTAGACGACCGCCGCACGCGCGAGGAGGACGAGCGGGATGGCGACGAGGATGAGCCATCCGTGTTGAACCACCTGATTGATGGGCGTCGTGAGGCCGATCATCAGGAAGATGAAGGTGTTGACGAGGAAGGCGAGCGTCTCCAGCGAGTTGAACACGGATATCTTCGTCCGGGGGCTCATCGCGTACTCCGCGCCGCGGTTCCCGATGAACAGGCCCGCGACGACGGTGGCGATGACGCCCGAGACGTGGAGGTAGTGCTCGGCGACGAGGAACGACCCGTACGCGAGGATGAGCGTCAGGACGATCTCGGTCATGTGGTCGTCGAGATTGTACATCACGCTGTACACCGCGTAGCCGAGCACCAGCCCGACGACGAGCCCGCCGATGCTCACGAGGACGACGTCGACGAGCAGCCCTCCCATGCCACTCGGGGTGAACAGGTCCTCGGCAGAGGAGTCACTCGCGACGAGCGCGAGGAGCGCCGAGAACAGCACGACGCCGACGCCGTCGTTGACGAGGCTCTCCCCCTCGACGAGGACGGCGAGCCGGTCGGGCGCGCCGAGTTCCTTGAACAGCGCCAGCACGCTCACGGGATCGGTGGGGAGGATCATCGCCGCGAACAGCAGCGAGACGAGCAACGGGAACCCGAAGGCGTACACGCCGGCGGCTCCCAGCAGCGCGACCGAGACGAGGAGGCCGACGACCGCCAGTGCGAGTACCGGGCCGAGGTTCCGCCGGAGGCGTTCGAAGTCGGTCGTCGCCGCCCCCTCGAACAGGAGCGGTGGCAGGAGGACGAGCAGGATGAGGTCGTGTGAGAGGCCGAACGGGACGTGGAACGCGTCGGTCGCGTACCGGACGATAGAGAGTCCGATACCGGCCATCAGGAGGGCGACGGTGTAGGGGAAGCGGCCGACCTTGGCGACGAACACACCGACTGCCGCGGCGATGAGCGCTATCGGCAGCAGGTCGATGAGGATCTCCTCGATGGTCGGTGCCTGCTCCCCCGCCTGGAGGAGCAGCGGAGCGACCACCGATGCGAATCCGAGTTCCATATCCGTCTCCACTCGGGCATCGTTCATAAGCGACGGGCTGTCGTGCTGGGAAATGCGCCGACAGCTGTCGGTCGGGTGGCACGAATCCGGCGCGAAAAAGCGCCTCGGGAACCGACTGCGCGACTACTGGAACTCGGTGATGGTCACCGTGTACGAGCCGCCGCCGCTGTAGGAGTCGACCAGGACGGTGAGGTCCGTCGACGTGTCCGGGTCGTCGATGGTGATACTCTCCTGGCTGTTCGCGGTCCACGACCGGTAGTCGTAGCTCGACGTGGTCGGGCAGCTCCCCGACCCCTCGCTGGCGTAGAGGTCGAAGTCCGCGCTCGACGGCCCGGACAGTTCGAGGACGACCTGGCTCGGCGAGGAGTACTCGAACCCGTAGCTGTAACACTGGCTGTCGTAGGAACTCGACAGCGACCCGCTGGCGCTGGAGGAGGTGGAGTCGCCGCTCCCACCGTCGTCACCGCCGTCGTCCCCGCCGCCGCCACTGCCCGGCGTCGTGGTGACGGCGTTCCCGGCGTCGACGCGACCGCTCCCCTGTTCGTCCGAGGAGAGGCCCACGTCGACGGCCGTCGCCTTCAGGTGACTGCGCAGTTCCGCGTTCGTCAGGTCGTGGGCGGCGAGCGTGAGGCCCGCGACGCCCGCCACCACGGGCGTCGCCATCGAGGTGCCCGATATCTTCTCGTAGCCGTCGTCGGTCCACGTCGAGAGGACGTTCGTCCCCGGCGCGGCGAGCTCTATCTCGGAGCCGACGTTCGAGTAGTTCGCGAGGCTCTCGTCGGGGTCGAGCGCGGAGACGGCGAGACACTCGGAGTACGCGGCCGGGTACGACACCGGCTGTCCGTAGTCGTTGCCGGCCGCGGCGACGACGAGCGACCCCTGGTTGGTCGCGTAGCTGACGGCGTTCTGCATCGTGGACGTCGAGCCGCCACCGCCCAGCGAGAGGTTGATGACGTCCGCGCCCTGGTCGGCCGCCCACTGGATGGCGTCGGCGATGTCGGCCGTGGACCCGGACCCGGTCTCCGAGAGCGCCCGCCCGGAGATGATGGTCGAGTTGCCGATGCCGGAGACGCCCTCGCCGTTGTCCACCTCGGCGGCCGCGATGCCCGCCACGTGGGTGCCGTGGATCTCGGCCTCGCCGTCGCCGTTCTGGTCGGTCAGTTCGTCGGGGTACGGGTCGGAGTCGCCGTCGACGAAGTCGTAGCCGGGGTTCGACGCCATATTACCGTCGAGGTCCGGGTGGTCGTACTTCACGCCCTGGTCGACGACGGCGATGGTGACGCCCGAGTCGCCGAACGTCGTGTCCCACGCCTCTGGGGCGTTGACCTGCTGGTCGGCGTACTGGTCGCCGAACCGCGGGTCGTTGGGGACCTGCAGCGACTGGTAGGTCGCGTTCCGTTCGACGTACTTCACCTTGTCCTGCTTCTCCAGTCGCTTCTTCAGCTTCCGCCGGTTCTTCTCGGAGGCCTCGCTGGTGTCGAACGCGACGTACCGGAGTTCCTCGTTGTGGTGGCGCAGGTCCACCTCGATGTTCGTCTTCTTCTCTATCTTGCGCTTGATCTTCTGGGCGCGCTTCTCGACGTGTTTCCCGTCGGCGGAGATGCCGACGAGCAGTTCGTCCTCCTTCGGTCCCGGCGACCGACCGGGGGTCGCGCTCGCTACACCTGTCAGACCCACAGCCCCTGCCAGCCCGGAGAGACGCAGGAACGTGCGACGGTCGAACATGTTATCTTCT from Halomarina salina carries:
- a CDS encoding helix-turn-helix domain-containing protein, which produces MDPRRTLAQQMAGEVVMSDDPGGTLRKWRSDFGVAQTDLADRLDVSPSVVSDYESGRRQNPGIGVVRRLVDGLLDIDEARGGGRIRQHARVLSAGFDSDAVLDLREYPTAVQLSRFYDAIDATELVDGRSATIAGHTVIDSIEAITRLSSEEFYRLYGQSTNRALVFTNVTRGESPLVALRVVTPTPTAVVLHGIDPEDLWEHAPALARAEGYSLAVTGLENAEMLDALRDVA
- a CDS encoding DUF7344 domain-containing protein, translated to MSETEKQARSTATFDDRPHDDLQSGGRLDVFTDERRRRVVAYLAESDGPVSFDEVVVAVAAAENGCAPDSLDESERKPVAIALHHAHLPKLVHEGYVRATEEGLRLAVDETTPPSL
- a CDS encoding bacterio-opsin activator domain-containing protein, which encodes MSREPPAYDDTTDGDSTAPLLDEATLFRAVAATTSDPLAVLDCDRTVVFANDQFGELFDRPPESVRGEPYEAFVEGGVLPSTAAGDGDRECDATARVEEGAAVRVVARDVEQAGHRLTVVTLRRTGSGSPDDGSGELETETRTETTTDDQDAELRASRERYRRLVDAAPDAIVAADAETGEILDVNEAAVDLFDRPYEDLVGRPQTDLHPPEEADRYREIFDEHAEIGGVLEEEQIREVVRRDGTRVPVEIRAGVTDLPSGSVVQGIFRDVSERNRRQRELAAHRDELARLNRVNKVIREIVQALVDAETRDEVEQTVCERLVDAEPYVFAWMGELAPGRSVLPARAHAGDGGGFVDGDTVLELDADLDCPIRRALTTRSVEVVEDLEATATDEDDWRTDALAEGFRSCAAIPIVHDGRRFGVLTVYSDEVAGFDARECAVLSDLGGALGHALNALERKVALMGDSLLEVELRTTDHVPTLIEEVGEEGRVTFERTIPTTNDHLQYVRVENVSTERFEELLDGYEWCREFRRVRDADPAVYELRATHLDLTSQLYSLGGRIRSAVVEDGAFRIVAELPDDADVRGLVEALGDSNSDIELVAQRTVPRSDHPDRARISLEDTLSDRQQAALEVAYYAGYFEWPRDSTAEDVADSLGVSSPTTHKHLRRAHQRILEQLLERPDLSAGED
- the gcvH gene encoding glycine cleavage system protein GcvH, coding for MSFETPDDLRYLETHEWARYDDHTARIGISDFAQDELGDVVFVELPEEGDSVEQDAEFGVVESIKAVSDLYSPLSGTVSAVNENLFDEPELVNEDPYGDGWMLELTDVDEDELDALLGADAYAEQID
- the gcvT gene encoding glycine cleavage system aminomethyltransferase GcvT, with product MALRTPPLREVHAERGASFTEFGGWDMPVEFDSIRTEHTAVREGAGIFDVSHMGEIRVTGPDAFDLMQRLTTNDVSRLSPGEGQYSAIVDERGVMLDDTVVYDLPDESGYLFVPNAGHDEQTYDRWTTHRDEWGLDCEVENATDAYAMFAVQGPGSEDLVAEAAGEAVREVGRFEIAETSVAGVPVLAARTGYTGEDGFELLCPSDDAETVWREFDCQPCGLGARDTLRIEHGFLLSGQDFDPDDEPRTPYEAGVGFVVKLDAEPSFVGRDALADARDPAVRFVGVELLDRGVPRHGYEVANEDGEVVGHLTSGTMSPTLDRPIGLGYVPSEYADPDTSVQVVVRGQHKQARIADTPFQ
- a CDS encoding CBS domain-containing protein, with the translated sequence MDDVFVGSVMSSPVHTVRADTALGTAGELMLEHGIGSVIVVDEDDKLEGILTATDFVRVVAEAETDSSAPVSTEMSTDITTTTADQSIQSVANVMLDHEFHHVPVVDDGTVIGVVTTTDLTAYLSTREAPTPA
- a CDS encoding cold-shock protein, whose amino-acid sequence is MANGTVDFFNDTGGYGFISTEDADDDVFFHMEDVGGEDLTEGTDIEFDIEQAPKGPRATNVVRT
- a CDS encoding Na+/H+ antiporter, producing MELGFASVVAPLLLQAGEQAPTIEEILIDLLPIALIAAAVGVFVAKVGRFPYTVALLMAGIGLSIVRYATDAFHVPFGLSHDLILLVLLPPLLFEGAATTDFERLRRNLGPVLALAVVGLLVSVALLGAAGVYAFGFPLLVSLLFAAMILPTDPVSVLALFKELGAPDRLAVLVEGESLVNDGVGVVLFSALLALVASDSSAEDLFTPSGMGGLLVDVVLVSIGGLVVGLVLGYAVYSVMYNLDDHMTEIVLTLILAYGSFLVAEHYLHVSGVIATVVAGLFIGNRGAEYAMSPRTKISVFNSLETLAFLVNTFIFLMIGLTTPINQVVQHGWLILVAIPLVLLARAAVVYPITAIANRVQEPTISRSYQHVMLWGGLHGSIPIALVLGLPATVESGGPFPFREELRAMVFGVAAFSLVVQGLSMERLLDGLGVITRSDAEELYELLVGRRRAVNAALDAAERLKRNGDLPREVYQDFTNEYEREQQELQETIASLLSKNPELRRERLLVGERQVLQQEKSAVLDAVRSGVITDDVGDRLMDEVDLKLDQVHSGESTVETGEEGFAEFWRTRAHEFGLDVEPEGETRLGD
- a CDS encoding S8 family serine peptidase; the encoded protein is MFDRRTFLRLSGLAGAVGLTGVASATPGRSPGPKEDELLVGISADGKHVEKRAQKIKRKIEKKTNIEVDLRHHNEELRYVAFDTSEASEKNRRKLKKRLEKQDKVKYVERNATYQSLQVPNDPRFGDQYADQQVNAPEAWDTTFGDSGVTIAVVDQGVKYDHPDLDGNMASNPGYDFVDGDSDPYPDELTDQNGDGEAEIHGTHVAGIAAAEVDNGEGVSGIGNSTIISGRALSETGSGSTADIADAIQWAADQGADVINLSLGGGGSTSTMQNAVSYATNQGSLVVAAAGNDYGQPVSYPAAYSECLAVSALDPDESLANYSNVGSEIELAAPGTNVLSTWTDDGYEKISGTSMATPVVAGVAGLTLAAHDLTNAELRSHLKATAVDVGLSSDEQGSGRVDAGNAVTTTPGSGGGGDDGGDDGGSGDSTSSSASGSLSSSYDSQCYSYGFEYSSPSQVVLELSGPSSADFDLYASEGSGSCPTTSSYDYRSWTANSQESITIDDPDTSTDLTVLVDSYSGGGSYTVTITEFQ